The genomic DNA CGGCGTGCCTCAAGGATCTGTCCTTGGCCCCCTGCTCTTCTCACTGTATATGCTCCCCTCAGGCGCAATCTTTGAGAAGGATAACATTGCACATCATTGTTATGCCGACGACATACAGATGTATTTCGAACTAACTGATGATCCCTCTATGTCTTTGTACGGCTTTTGTGAGTGCATGCGTGAGGTCAAAAATTGGCTCGCAGGTAACTCTCTTATTCTAAACGACAGGAAAACTGAAATTATCGTGTTTGACAGTAGAGTCGCCCGTGGCCAACTTCGTGACGCCCTCGGTTCCTTTAACAGTTTCCTCACCGACACTGTTAGTGACCTGGGTGTATTTTTGGATAGCTCTTTTAAGTTCGACAAACAAGTGTCTTCTGTTGTTAAATCTTGCTTCCATCAATTGCGTCTTATTAGCAAGGCCAGACACTATGTTCCGCATAGGGACTTTGGAAAGCTTATCCACGCCTTTGTGACATCTAGGTTAGATTATTGCAACTCACTTTACTTTGGTCTTAACTCTACTCTTCTCCATAGACTCCAAATTGTTCAGAATGCGGCTGCTCATCTCCTTACTGGTAGTGGGCGGCGTGTCTCTATTACCCCTGTCCTTGCCTATCTGCATTGGCTTCCCATTAAGTATcgaattcaattcaaaatcctgctgctcaccTTCCGAATTATTAACAATATAGCGCCAAGCTACCTGATTGAGCTACTTAGATTATACACCCCTGCtagagcactaagatcatctTCCCAGTCACTCTTGGTACTGCCGAGATCCCGgctgaagactagaggtgatCGTGCGTTTGCCTTGGCTGCACCCAATTTATGGAATAACCTCCCCATCGCTATACGCGAGTCTGATTCCATCCATTCCTTCAAATCGCGGTTAAAAACCCACTTATTTAGCCTCGCTTTTTCTACCAGTTAACGCTTGCTTGTTAGTTAGCTTAATGCTTATTCTTATCTTCGGCTTATTCTTAattacttttaaacattttttattttttttgactgttttatcCTTACACTTAGttttcttttatgcttttatatgcaattcttttgcttttgtgttttaatgCCATTCAACCTGCTAGCATGTTTTGGTACCTTGCCATAGCACTCATCCTTCCCTGTTACTTCATCCTACTCTCTTgcatgttaagcactttggtacaccactggtttttaaatgtgctatataaataaagttagtTTATAAGTTAAAGTCTAATGAAGGAAATCTGTGAGCAGTTTAATGTTCACTCACAGTAACATTCTTACTCAACTCCATAAACTTCCCAACTTCATTTTCCTGAATTTGTCACATGTTGAGGTTCAATTTCTATAAAGATCTAAATGATGGGATGGTGTTTCCATCTCTTAAAGATGCTTCTTTGAAAAATTATATTCATAGATATTAATATcattaaatatattatttatttgttgcttTGTAGCTGTGTTTGTTCACGTTTCCTTTGTTGTTGTGTGTCACtggaaacacagagcagagaggaggaggagagattcAGGGAGGAGCTGAGCTGTTACTGAACTATAGAAGAGAGAAAAACCTCCACATTCAACAGAgttcaacacaaaacaaactttgtgTTCCTCAACATGCTGTCATTACatcactgtgtgtttcctctgaTTCTTCTCACTCTCACAGGTATGCTCACCTACACAGGAAACTATGTTCAattcaaatgattcattaatgtcaattatttattgaaaaacgtttctctctttcttcagGTGTCACATGTGATCAACTCACTCCAGTCAAAGATGAAGAGTCCAGTTTAGAGGGCAGCACAGTTACTCTGACCTGCACGTACACCAAAGGtgctgctgattatttcttcTGGTATCGACAACATCCAGGAAAAGCACCAGAGTTCCTGATCTCTCATTTGGAGTCAGGAGAAATACTAACACCACCCAGCAGCTCCAGACTCTCTGTTGGAGTCAGAAAGGATGAAACAAAAATGACTCTTCAgatctcctctgctgcagtgacagactctgctgtgtactactgtgctgtgaggcccacagtgacaggaaacaccaaaactctgtacaaaaacctttggagcaaagacaacagaatactccacaacatccactagagggagccacacactgttaaacctctgattcttgtgtcattggactgatgacaaagacaacagagaaatgaagcagtaaagatcagagacagagacagagctgctgtggaacaaacaaaactatttgattggctgagccATTAAACTGGCCCCGCCCACTGAAGTTGAGCTCATCCAATGACATTATTTGTTGGTCATTGTGCTGCAGTGGAAGAACATTGTTCAtgtgctgtctgtctggctttaataactccaaagacatgttgctgcacctctttttgcttctatcTCACATTATAGGTGAGTTTAAGAACAGGGATTAAAGTTTagttgaagctgctgcattaagcagatatacagactgcatttcactacttttcttctttctttttccaggacTAACAGCTGGAGACTCAATCACTCCTCAACAAACTGAAGTCACTCAAACAGAAGGAGAATCTGTCAAACTCACATGTAGCTATGAGACAAGTTATACACATCCAGAACTTCACTGGTACAGACATCATTCTGACCTTCAGGCGCCTCAGTTTATACTCTGGAAAGGAGCAAGGTCACGTAGTGGTGTTCAGTATATTCCTGATGATCGATATGACTCAGAAACATCTTCTACATCAACTACTCTGACCATAACAGCCCTAACCCTGGCAGACACAGCTCTCTACTACTGTGCTCTAcaaacacagtgatacaaagtgtagaagaggctgtacaaaaacctgaacacagatatctgactactcttcaaagaggagggaagtggtattcaaagcacagcttcatatcagatggattctgctaattcctgttttatcagagtcactgtggttacagctgctaatgaaacactgtgggaggattcacatgagcagcaaatccacatcaaccacaaaccAGCTGTAGGAACATTCAAATGTGATGTTTGAAGTTTAGAGTTTTATGGTCATATACAGATAAACAGTGTAGCCACATTTACCTATAAGGAAATTCTTTGGCTCATGCTCCTCAGCTTTACATGAACATATAGAAGTGTGCAGTTATATTAAAggagaaaataacaataacaataataatgattagaagaagaagcagaagaagaaggggaagaagaacaacaaaatactaaaatattaaatatttagagaATTTAAGACAATTGTTGGTATTTAGAGTTTGCACCAAAATCTTTGCAATGAGCATTTAAGTGGCATTTGTCGAAGTGACAGTGTGTAGAGTCCTGTAGTTGTAGTAAGTGTGTAATGTTGTGTCCAGAATGTCAGCCGTTCAAAAGCCTGATGGCTTGTGGGTAGAAACTGTGTCTGCTAGTGCGTGTCTGGATGCTCCTGAACCGCCTGTCGGATGGCAAGAGTGTGAAAAGCCTGTGGCTGGGCTCAGAGAGGATCCGCTGCGTCTTCCTCATGCAGCGCTGTCTGTAGAGATCCTGCATGGCTGGTGATGCACTGTGCTGATCTCACCACCCTCTGCAGAGCTTTGCAGTCAGAAGTGTTACAGCTGTCGTACCAGGTGGTGGTACAAACATTCAGAATACTTTCAATGGTGCTTCTGTAGAAGTTTGTAAGTTTTCTGGGGTTCATGCTGAATCTTCTCAGGCGCCGCAGAGAGAAGAGCTGCTGTCTTGCTGCTTTTGTGATCAAATCAACATGGTGTAACCAACTCAGATCCTCGCTGATGTTGATGCTGAGGATGATGCCTTTTCATATTACCTTAttgttctttcaaaataaagttctTCCAAAGAGTGCTGCACATCTTCACACAGATTTAAATTCCACCTTCAGTCGAGCTCCTTCCTGGTTTGACCTGCTTTGGTCCAACTGTGCTGTgaagaactgaaactgaacctTCAGCAAACATTTCTCTGAGGCAGAAATAATCGCACTGACTGACCTGAaaattaggggtgggttttgattatcgatttatcgattaaaatcgattctagcttggataacgtgatatcagttcattaaaatcctgaattgacttttttaacaaaaatttattttgaaCGAAAAGCCAGAAtttcaggttaaacctcacaaaatttcaacaaccaccaaacagctaaaacagtaaatgagagcaggaacacggattctgtacaaagacgtaaacacaaagcgctgacccgccgaaacatcagaatcagtgagctctcgcctttctcacccgacggcacggacacggccggggctgaaagccgacagctcgctgattctgatgttacGGATcagcgctttgtgtttacgtatTTCTTGCactagattctgagctgcaggttttatctctctccaaccgaaattcactgaaccagcagcaaaagtagcagcaaactacgcttcacatttgataaacatggtcatgaattccctcttacttttgcagttttgcttccaccactctctctcagtgtacaggtccttctcaaaaaattagcatattgtgataaagttcattattttctgtaatgtactgataaacattagactttcatatattttagattcattacacacaactgaagtagttcaagcctttcattgttttaatattgatgattttggcatacataactcatgaaaacccaaaattcctatctcaaaaaattagcatatcataaaaaggttctctaaacgagctattaacctaaccatctgaatcaacgaattaactctaaacacctgcaaaagattcctgaggcttttaaaatcTCCCAGCagggttcattactcaaaaccgcaatcatgggtaagactgccgacctgattgctgtccagaaggccatcattgacaccctcaagcaagagggtaagacacagaaagaaatttctgaacgaataggctgttcgcagagtgctgtatcaaggcacctcagtgggaagtctgtgggaaggaaaaagtgtggcagaaattgctgcacaacgagaagaggtgaccggaccctgaggaagattgtggagaagaaccgattccagaccttgggggacctgcggaagaagtggactgagtctggagtagaaacatccagagccaagGTGTACAGGcatgtgcaggaaatgggctacaggtgccgcattccccaggtcaagccacttttgaaccagaaacagcggcagaagcgcctgacctgggctacagagaagcagcactggactgttgctcaatggtccaaagtacttttttcggatgaaagcaacttttgcatgtcattcggaaatcaaggtgccagagtctggaggaagactggggagagggaaatgccaaaatgcctaaagtccagtgtcaagtacccacagtcagtgatggtctggggtgccatgtcagctgctggtgttggtccactgtgttttatcaagggcagggtcaatgcagctagctatcaggagattttggagcacttcatgcttccatctgctgaaaagctttatggagatgaagatttcatttttcagcacgacctggcacctgctcacagtgccaaaaccactggtaaatgctttactgaccatggtattactgtgctcaattggcctgccaactctcctgacctgaaccccatagagaatctgtgggatattgtgaagagaaagttgggagacgcaagacccaacactctggatgagcttaaggccgctatcgaagcatcctgggcctccataacacctcagcagtgccacaggctgattgcctccatgccacgccgcattatagcagtcatttctgcaaaaggattcccgaccaagtattgagtgcataactgaacataattatttgaaggttgactttttttgtattcaaaacacttttcttttattggtcggataaaatatgctaattttttgagatagaaattttgggttttcatgagttatgtatgccaaaatcatcaatattaaaacaatgaaaggcttgaactacttcagttgtgtgtaatgaatctaaaaaatatatgaaagtctaatgtttatcagtacattacaggaaataatgaactttatcacaatatgctaattttttgagaaggacctgtacttcaagaacagtttcccgtctaaaaatctgttttcttcattatttgcttgcttattacccaccagtctatcGCTGTTtgcagcgctgtcggccgctgtttttttccttttacttacgtacgaaaagaaagcctcatttctgccgttcaatactgaacaaatttaaactttttaaaattatgcaaaattgcaaaatgctcagccgtgtctctaatcaaacctctgtaactttgctctgcttcacttcagcagcatcaggtaatgttcatatgttgattaatggttttctactgcagaagatttttttttataaaatcccaggccaggaaaatcaccttcatgtttttctgtgttttatcttcagctactttgacacaaaggcatctgctgtgatgcttacacctttgataaagtcttgcaagtgtcagatttcttttatagatataaaaatatggaaatgtactgatgcatgatctgaatcATAATGTTTCTGattgtctgaggcaaaatttccccgattcgaatcgaattgaatcgaatcgaatcgtggattgaattgattctagaaatcagtgacgatacccagccctactgaAAATGTTTCTGACTCCACCCACTGATGCTGAACTCAACCAATGAGATGATTTCTGTCTGCAGAAGTCAAAGCACAGCCAGCCTGATGTTGAGAAGGACTGCAGCAGAGAGGCTGCTTAGTTTCTTCATTCTGCTGTCTGACTAACCCAACAACTAAAGACATGCTGCTTTACCTCATTTTACTTTTCTCTCATATCAGAGGTGAGTGTTAGACAAGAGAAGAAATCTGTTTGAATGTTCAGAAGATCATTTCTGCTGCCATTTATTATCTTGTAAAAACACCTGATATGGTTCAAAGTGACAAATGTTCTGCATGTAATAGAACTCTTTAAAGCTGTTGATTGTTCTCCTTTAATCAGTTATGTTTATTGATCCATCTCTTCCTCTGcatgttctgttcttcctcagagtgTAAAGGAGAAGACAAAGTGATCCAGGAACAAGGAGATGTCATTGCTGCTGAAGGAGACACAGTTACACTGGGATGTACATTTGAAACATCTGCTTCATATTCATATTTGTTCTGGTACAAAGAAGAACTAAATGACTTTCCAAAGTATGTTTTACAGCGTGGAACTACTGGAACAGCAGATAACGCTCAGGAGTTCCCAAAGGACAGATTTGATGCTGAACTCAACAAGAAATCAGTTCCTCTGAAGATCCAGAAGCTTCAGCTGTctgactctgctgtgtactactgtgctctgcagcccacagtgacaggaaacacaaaaactctgtacaaaaacctttggagcaaagacgacagaatactccacaacatccactagagggagccacacactgttaaaccgCTCTGTATGAGGTCAGTGGCATGTGACCTGCCCCTTCCTTACCccccatgctgctgccatccttGTCCATGGTTTTATTACGTCCCCTATTGATTACTGCAACTCCCTCTTATGGTCTCCCTTAAAGGTCCCTTCATAAACTCCAACTTcttcaaaactctgcagctcgggTCATAACTTGTACTCCATCAAGAGCTCATATTACCCCagttcttcagcagcttcactggttgcccatagaaggataaactttaaaatcttcTCACATACAAGTGTATCCATAAATCTGCTCCTTCCTATTTGTGTGACCTGCTTCATATCAGCACTGTTTCCCGCCCTCTCAGATCCATCTGCTATTCATCTTACTGTTCCGTCCGCACGTCTCATCACTGTGGGGAACAGAGCCTGCAGTCGCTCTGCTCCTCGGCTCTGGAACTCTCTTCCTGTATTTAAGTCACagctcaaaacacatctgttcaAACTGGTTTATTCACTTTAGTGCTGGTTTTATCTGTTGTCAAGTTCTGTTTTgcaattttaacttattttatgacTATTGCtccttttattaattttgttcttttgtaaGGTGcccacaaataaaatgtattattattattattattatcattattattattattattattacttctctaccatagtgatgggatttccggctctttttagagagccggctctttcggctgttaggttgttttgttgctttaaataatttattatcaacaacaatataaaattatgcacaaaaggaattactaatttttttttaaaaaaaagtggttttatttatatatgtttatatataaatatatacggtggcccctagagacaaagcacgtacaaactccaaacacatttctagctttaactgaacttccaaacagagctacctagatcacttaaattacacaattgaaagtatatgtgtattgtttgtgtatttatacacaggcactcatatatatttaaataattttaaaaaaaaagttcatttacctgttactaccacacaccaaatcaggtcgttggtacttcctggcttgtgtcgCCACTAGGtcacaaaagctcaacactgcgcctagcatcctggagcacttctgttgtgttttgtacgtgttttggagtttgtatgcgctttgtctctaaaaaaaaaaaacatggctcGCGttgttcacgtcaaagatccggctctaagagccgtttcgttcgcaaccgacacatcactactctACCAGACTGAAACCATGAGAAGAACATTGGACTAGTTTCCCTTTGACTGTACAAATGTAGTTGTACTTTTTTCGTTGTTATTTATCTCATGAGTTGCTTACACAATGCCAGTCTTACATTCCTGTTGTATCTCATAGTATTAGACCCTTACCTGGCACTTCTATTTTAACTCtgttatttgttgtttattgtaTACCGCACATTTTTTACTCTTTATCATCCTGCTGCTGTAACACAATTTTACCTGTGAGATCAAAAAAGTCAAACTTAAAATCACACACGCAAACGTGTGAGTGTGAATATTCTGTCTCTGTTAGACCTGTGATAGACGGCCAACCTGCTCCCTTACTCAGTGATCACCACAGTGGGCAGGTTGGCCGTCATGTTTGAGTTTTGGATGGataaatgataaatggactggttcttatatagctgAGCACTTCTGAGcactcaaggtgctttacacaacctgtgcattcacccatttgcacaagcacattttctaagtgctttctaacattcacacacacattcactcctGTGGATGCATTGGaaagcaatttggggttagtaacttgcccaaggatatttggggaagccaggaatcgaaccaccaaccttccgatcagtagatgatctgctctaccgcctgggctacagccaccccatggataaaaaaacaaagaaagaaaacaaacagctgttttgcatttttggtTTATATCATAATTGTAAAATTCTAACTTTAATTCAAAAACAGTAGATTTCAGTTTTTTGATACACATggaaaagacaaaacaacaacaactaaagaAATTAAGAATTGATCACATCGCAGTTTAAAGGCTGAAGACATCAGGCTGATCTGACTGTTCAGGAGAATAATGCAGAGGCTTCCTGCGCTGTAACAGTGGGTGTACAACAAGTTTCTGTAAAAAAACGGACGCAAAATGACCATTACAGCAGGTATACTACTGCGTTAAGGTGGTTTATCTCTGAACCTTTAGAAACTCTCTACCTAGACACTGTTTTCTCTAAAAAGACTTCT from Pelmatolapia mariae isolate MD_Pm_ZW linkage group LG18, Pm_UMD_F_2, whole genome shotgun sequence includes the following:
- the LOC134616444 gene encoding Ig heavy chain Mem5-like, whose protein sequence is MLSLHHCVFPLILLTLTGVTCDQLTPVKDEESSLEGSTVTLTCTYTKGAADYFFWYRQHPGKAPEFLISHLESGEILTPPSSSRLSVGVRKDETKMTLQISSAAVTDSAVYYCAVRPTVTGNTKTLYKNLWSKDNRILVRLTAGDSITPQQTEVTQTEGESVKLTCSYETSYTHPELHWYRHHSDLQAPQFILWKGARSRSGVQYIPDDRYDSETSSTSTTLTITALTLADTALYYCALQTQ